Below is a window of Anabas testudineus chromosome 10, fAnaTes1.2, whole genome shotgun sequence DNA.
agtcGATGTGCCAAATCTGTTTAAATAGAGCTTTAGTTGTGCCAGAGGTACAGGAGACATTGCAAAAATTGGCTCAATAGACACTCACCAATGACCCGCTGTTGGTCAGTGGCTGACTGTCGGTGTGTCACTGCCCTAGTCTTATCCATCTAACTTAAATATCTAACCCCAACCTTTAGAAAATGATGTCTGTACATGACTATCATGTATGCAGACCCTCATGTCTATTTATTCTTTGCATTTACTGCTTTTTATCACTATTACATTAAGTCTGTTTGACTTTCAGCTGTGGTTCGGGAAGTTACTATGGGACTTTATCAGGACCAGTTGAAGCCATGAGTCCTCTAGCAGTTGCCCAGAAAGCATCTCGTTCACCTGGACGTAACGTTATGACCTCACCTCCCAAGAAAGGCAGTGGATACAGGTTCATTGCAAGAACTCAGCCACTTATTTTTCCCTCTTTACAACAGAAATCACAGCAGTAGGGTGTACATGCATTTTTATAGACCTTGAAACAAAGTAGCAGCAGAACTGTGTTTCCTCCTGCAGCTATCCCAACGTAACATTGTCCAAAATTGAGCTGTATGCCTCGGACCCTTACGACAGAGCCAAGGAATTACTGAAGGTAACACTTTCCATTTTATTATACCAGTCTAACCTAGAGTTGAAACATAGAGACATACAGACAACCacaatagtgtgtgtgtgtgtgtgtgtgtgtgtgtgtgtgtgtgtgtgtgtgtgtgagataacAGAGGGAGGCAGCAATCCATCGTTCCAACTTAAGAGATGGTCCCTTCAAGCTTAACCTTCACCCTAAAGATTATTTTCAAGCCAATCCATACCACAGTGAGAAACCGCTCCCACCAGCTCCTAAGCCTGTCTCGCCAGCACAGAAAGTCTCTCCTGTTCCCTTCAAGCCCTCGTCCCCCAGCAAACGGGTGACTATCTCAGTCTGCTCTAGGTAGAAATAATGATGTCTGATATGATGCAGTTTGTTGTACATACTGAACGGTTCCCC
It encodes the following:
- the c10h4orf47 gene encoding UPF0602 protein C4orf47 homolog isoform X2; this encodes MPSGEGKSDMERLGVFKEMNYISIGDKYTSPINRPFNETAYHGRQMQAGVATQRYTLQSGFFEKSFKRIFEREALSDPVRLARQHRIQQAKKNLGKAFLPCNGVKKPCGSGSYYGTLSGPVEAMSPLAVAQKASRSPGRNVMTSPPKKGSGYSYPNVTLSKIELYASDPYDRAKELLKREAAIHRSNLRDGPFKLNLHPKDYFQANPYHSEKPLPPAPKPVSPAQKVSPVPFKPSSPSKRVTISVCSRLEE